In the genome of Cryptomeria japonica chromosome 8, Sugi_1.0, whole genome shotgun sequence, one region contains:
- the LOC131056475 gene encoding taxadien-5-alpha-ol O-acetyltransferase-like produces the protein MEKASLTELRVKSSEPVMVVPSLPSPKTILSLSFIDQVYGKSSFNFLLVYNARQGISADPVKTIRSALAKALVYYYPLAGRLTSKENGELQVECTGEGVLFVEATSDNDLSVLGDLEDLKPSFQQLLFRLPPITADSPNSHLLAMQVTQFACGGFVVGMHFHHSACDGKGAGQFFQSLTKIARGDANPSIEPIWNRELVKAKDLLHLQYYHLHSAMDSAHNLLSPLIEDKLVRASFVINSEILQYIKKEFMEECKESFSTFEIVATLAWRAIANALHIPNNQNVSLLFAVDMRRSINPPLPRGYYGNALGIGSASDTVQDLINGSLLRALKIIKKSRMSLQNAYLTPSMTYPSKLNMHLQQDNIIGLTDWRRVGFNEVDFGWGDATNVSSLLSLEKQLITPVFFIFVQPPKDMPNGIKILMRMPMSTAKAFKIEMESMINKCMDKSIQITTGEAMNF, from the exons ATGGAGAAGGCAAGCTTAACAGAGTTGAGGGTGAAAAGTTCTGAGCCAGTCATGGTGGTCCCTTCTCTGCCTTCACCCAAAACTATCCTCTCCCTCTCCTTCATTGACCAAGTATATGGAAAATCTAGCTTTAATTTTTTGTTAGTCTACAATGCCCGTCAAGGTATTTCTGCAGATCCTGTGAAAACAATTCGAAGTGCTCTGGCCAAGGCTTTGGTGTATTATTATCCTTTGGCTGGACGTCTCACAAGTAAAGAAAATGGAGAGCTTCAAGTGGAGTGCACAGGCGAGGGTGTTCTCTTTGTAGAAGCCACATCGGATAACGATCTATCTGTCCTGGGAGATTTGGAGGATTTGAAGCCGTCATTCCAACAGCTACTGTTTCGACTTCCACCAATTACTGCTGATAGTCCGAACTCTCATCTTCTGGCTATGCAG GTGACTCAGTTTGCATGTGGGGGTTTTGTTGTGGGAATGCATTTCCATCATAGTGCATGTGATGGAAAAGGAGCAGGGCAATTTTTTCAAAGCCTCACAAAGATTGCAAGGGGAGATGCCAACCCATCTATAGAACCAATATGGAATAGAGAGTTAGTGAAGGCAAAAGACCTTTTACATCTCCAATATTATCACCTCCATTCAGCTATGGATAGTGCACACAACTTGCTTTCACCTTTAATTGAGGACAAATTGGTTCGAGCCTCCTTTGTTATAAACTCTGAGATACTACAATATATCAAAAAAGAGTTTATGGAAGAATGTAAAGAATCTTTCTCTACGTTCGAAATTGTGGCAACATTGGCTTGGCGAGCCATAGCAAATGCTCTTCATATTCCAAATAATCAAAATGTCAGTCTTCTCTTTGCAGTGGATATGAGGAGATCAATTAATCCACCACTTCCACGAGGATACTATGGTAATGCCTTGGGTATAGGAAGTGCATCAGACACTGTGCAAGACCTCATTAATGGATCTCTTTTGCGAGCTCTAAAGATCATAAAAAAATCTAGGATGTCTTTACAGAATGCATATTTGACGCCAAGCATGACATACCCATCTAAACTAAACATGCATTTACAACAAGACAATATAATTGGATTGACTGATTGGAGGCGAGTAGGATTTAATGAAGTGGACTTTGGTTGGGGAGATGCAACGAATGTAAGTTCTCTACTGTCTTTGGAGAAACAACTGATTACACCAGTTTTCTTTATCTTTGTCCAACCTCCTAAGGACATGCCTAATGGAATCAAGATACTAATGCGCATGCCGATGTCTACAGCCAAAGCATTCAAAATAGAGATGGAATCCATGATAAACAAATGCATGGATAAAAGCATTCAGATTACAACTGGTGAAGCCATGAATTTTTGA